TGGCGTTACAAAATCAATAAACTTGTTGGAAGAGGCACCGATGATCTCGATGAACTCAAAAACGTCTTCGAGAATGAAGTTAGCGGCCTCAAAGATGATGTTCGGGAAAAAGTTCTTAAACTGATTCAACAGAGTCAGAATTCTTACAATAACTTTAAGAAAGAGGCATTATCACATTAATACATTACGAACAGTGATGGATAAGCAAAAGCAGGCTGCCCGCAACGGACAGCCTGCTTTTTTATAAGATTGTCTTAAAATAGCTTCTGGCAACAATACAGGCTGTACTCAGCTGGCAGTTTCTCCTGTTTCCATAAAATACTTGAACCGGCGGATATCCTGCACCACCATGTTCTCAAAAGCGGCATTCAGCATCCAGGCCAGCCCTGAACCCAGGTAGCCCGCCGGTGCACGGTAGGTCAGCATTACATCTACCGCTGTTCCGCCTCCGGGTAAGTCCATAAACGTAACACGGCCCGCAGTAGCAATAGATGAGCCCGGCAAAGAACGCCACCCCAGAAACTCTCCGGGATACTCCTTTACAATCTCAGCATCCCATTCCAGCGTCCCTAAACCGGCCGGCCCCTTCACCACCCAATGGCTATGCAATGGGTCATACTCCTCTACAGACTGCAAATGCTTCATAAATACCGGCAGATTGTTTAACTGACGCCAGAAATAATACACTTCTTCCCGCGGATTGTCTATCAGAATAGAGGTTCGTATGTTCACCGCCCTGGCATGTCTGTCTGCTT
The Chitinophaga sp. Cy-1792 genome window above contains:
- a CDS encoding YtxH domain-containing protein yields the protein MSTLKFMAGALAGFSAGVLIGVLTAPDSGQGTRKKIKHTAGKWRYKINKLVGRGTDDLDELKNVFENEVSGLKDDVREKVLKLIQQSQNSYNNFKKEALSH
- a CDS encoding SRPBCC family protein, producing MNANNQMNGNAPVAGTLYDSSTLINVSPEGRIVSIFSGAWLLGSAISKVDKKPVQSLARLLGAGYLLYRGISGNGLFNGFFGKRKADRHARAVNIRTSILIDNPREEVYYFWRQLNNLPVFMKHLQSVEEYDPLHSHWVVKGPAGLGTLEWDAEIVKEYPGEFLGWRSLPGSSIATAGRVTFMDLPGGGTAVDVMLTYRAPAGYLGSGLAWMLNAAFENMVVQDIRRFKYFMETGETAS